The proteins below are encoded in one region of Mangifera indica cultivar Alphonso chromosome 7, CATAS_Mindica_2.1, whole genome shotgun sequence:
- the LOC123219963 gene encoding E3 ubiquitin-protein ligase ATL6-like produces the protein MDFIWIFYSYHKKLQGWLLLLLLLVAPPFTAAQTSPDPQADPYGNLQFSPSMAIIIVVLVSALFFMGFFSVYIRHCSNDANGASLSPLTGGQRSRRGAARGLDVSVIETFPTFVYSEVKALKIGKGALECAVCLSEFEDDQTLRLIPKCDHVFHPECIDAWLGSHTTCPVCRANLVPQPGEPIPQVSEFQSHDEPDLEAQNEVVASGQGDSNGSGETPLTQVREPEVISINQRLNRYRSRRSRSNRPRKFPRSHSTGHSLVQPGEDTERFTLRLPVDVRKQIMNRELNRANSLVSLPRESSSRRGYRSGGGEGSSRGRNIRWIDRMDRSFKSDRWLFGMAAPFFSRASSVKSTKVDNNASIGRPEPSGAQPSRPPV, from the coding sequence ATGGACTTCATTTGGATCTTCTAttcatatcataaaaaattgcAGGGATGGTTGCTTCTTCTCCTCCTTCTCGTAGCTCCTCCGTTTACGGCGGCTCAGACCAGTCCCGACCCGCAAGCCGACCCGTATGGGAACTTGCAGTTCAGTCCCTCCATGGCGATAATTATAGTGGTCCTGGTATCTGCACTTTTCTTCATGGGGTTTTTCTCCGTATATATTCGTCACTGCTCGAATGATGCCAATGGTGCGAGCTTGAGTCCGCTTACTGGAGGCCAGCGATCCCGACGTGGTGCAGCGCGTGGGCTTGACGTTTCCGTGATCGAGACTTTTCCGACCTTCGTTTACTCAGAAGTCAAGGCCTTGAAGATTGGGAAAGGCGCGCTTGAGTGTGCTGTGTGCCTGAGTGAGTTTGAAGACGACCAAACGCTGCGTTTAATTCCCAAATGTGATCACGTATTTCACCCTGAGTGTATCGACGCGTGGCTCGGTTCTCACACCACGTGTCCGGTTTGTCGCGCCAATTTAGTCCCGCAACCCGGCGAGCCAATCCCTCAAGTTAGTGAGTTTCAGTCACACGACGAACCGGACCTCGAGGCCCAAAACGAAGTCGTAGCTTCGGGACAGGGAGATTCGAACGGAAGCGGAGAAACACCACTTACACAAGTGCGGGAACCTGAAGTTATCAGCATAAACCAGAGGTTGAACAGGTACCGTTCACGTCGCTCGAGATCTAACAGACCACGTAAGTTTCCTCGGTCACATTCTACTGGGCATTCTCTGGTGCAACCGGGTGAAGACACCGAGCGGTTTACTTTGAGACTACCGGTTGATGTGAGGAAACAAATAATGAACCGGGAGCTGAACCGGGCTAACAGCTTGGTGAGTTTGCCTCGAGAGAGTAGTTCAAGGAGAGGGTATCGAAGTGGAGGGGGTGAAGGGAGTAGTAGAGGGAGGAACATCCGGTGGATTGACCGGATGGACAGGTCATTTAAGTCGGACCGGTGGTTGTTTGGTATGGCGGCACCTTTTTTCTCTAGAGCATCTTCGGTCAAGTCAACAAAAGTTGACAATAACGCAAGTATTGGTAGACCGGAGCCTTCAGGGGCTCAACCGAGTCGGCCACCGGTTTAA